The Argopecten irradians isolate NY chromosome 16, Ai_NY, whole genome shotgun sequence genome window below encodes:
- the LOC138310184 gene encoding uncharacterized protein codes for MRMVSDVAFYHFGLENMLGHKLSQMPAQALEDVQRFVLALNIDGCPLFKSTGLSAWPVLACVTNIKPRVIFPISIAVGVSKPKDLNFLVEAISDLDKALREGYVFNDKQFTVHLQCVICDAPAKAFVKCTKQYSGYYGCDKCCQKGFYIGRMTYPLISLFNMRTNTSFRNTSQPEHHKGLSPFTRLPIDMIEDFPIDYMHQVCLGVVKKLILRWIRGPIGDGRLSATQVSLISSNLQSLRPCIPREFARKPRKLEDIDRWKATELRQFLLYTGQFVLKDVLSHPYYNNFMVLSVAICILVSEEMAFNYRDYAHQLLQHFVSKCKDIYGREFLVYNVHSLVHLKKEVEKFGCLDKCAAWPFESYMQTLKRKVHCGQNPASQIVKRVLEENECKSEYSYKLNNQIYTKKPDNAYKIASGKYCEAVRRVTENSFMCRVYHSSEALFERPCDSRTLGFCMFNKHNYAMKTILRKDLVKRCLKFEMENQSVFLPLLHDFSQQNR; via the coding sequence ATGAGGATGGTATCTGATGTAGCATTTTATCATTTTGGACTGGAAAATATGCTTGGGCACAAGTTATCACAGATGCCTGCTCAGGCCCTTGAAGACGTTCAACGTTTTGTCTTGGCTCTGAATATCGATGGATGTCCTTTGTTCAAGAGCACAGGGTTGTCAGCTTGGCCAGTGTTAGCATGTGTTACAAATATAAAACCAAGAGTGATATTCCCCATATCTATTGCAGTAGGAGTATCAAAGCCTaaagatttaaattttttagTAGAGGCAATATCTGATTTAGACAAAGCTTTGCGTGAAGGTTATGTTTTCAATGACAAACAATTTACAGTTCATTTACAATGTGTAATATGTGATGCACCAGCAAAAGCATTTGTGAAATGTACTAAACAATATTCCGGATATTATGGTTGTGATAAGTGTTGCCAGAAAGGATTCTATATTGGAAGGATGACATATCCATTAATTTCACTATTCAACATGAGGACCAATACCTCATTTCGAAACACGTCTCAACCAGAACACCATAAAGGTCTCTCACCATTTACCAGATTGCCAATAGACATGATTGAGGATTTTCCGATAGATTATATGCACCAAGTTTGTCTTGGTGTAGTGAAAAAACTGATTTTGAGATGGATTAGAGGACCAATTGGAGATGGAAGATTATCAGCTACACAAGTTTCGCTGATCAGTTCCAATCTTCAAAGTTTACGGCCATGTATACCAAGGGAATTTGCACGTAAACCAAGAAAACTTGAAGACATTGATAGATGGAAGGCTACTGAATTGCGTCAATTCTTGCTATATACGGGACAGTTTGTCTTGAAAGATGTGCTAAGTCATCCATATTACAATAATTTCATGGTGTTGAGTGTTGCAATTTGCATTCTGGTGAGTGAGGAAATGGCTTTCAACTACCGTGATTATGCCCACCAactattacaacactttgtaaGCAAGTGTAAGGATATTTATGGTAGGGAATTTTtagtatataatgtacatagcTTAGTTCATCTCAAAAAGGAAGTGGAGAAGTTTGGATGTCTGGACAAATGTGCAGCATGGCCATTTGAAAGTTATATGCAGACTTTGAAGAGAAAAGTCCATTGCGGTCAAAATCCTGCCAGCCAGATTGTAAAAAGGGTCCTTGAAGAAAATGAGTGCAAATCAGAATATAGTTACAAGTTGAACAATCAAATTTATACCAAAAAACCAGATAATGCATATAAGATAGCATCAGGAAAATACTGCGAAGCTGTGCGTAGAGTAACGGAAAACTCTTTTATGTGCAGAGTTTACCACTCTTCAGAAGCTTTGTTTGAAAGACCTTGTGACTCGCGAACTCTAGGATTTTGTATGTTTAACAAACATAACTATGCCATGAAGACAATACTAAGAAAGGATTTAGTGAAGAGGTGTTTGAAGTTTGAAATGGAAAATCAAAGTGTATTTCTTCCTTTACTTCATGACTTTTCACAGCAGAACCGTTAA